One region of Plasmodium vivax chromosome 7, whole genome shotgun sequence genomic DNA includes:
- a CDS encoding 50S ribosomal protein L3, putative (encoded by transcript PVX_099330A; Apicoplast targeted protein. Curated by Stuart Ralph, Walter and Eliza Hall Institute of Medical Research, Australia.), producing the protein MHLFIFYEVLILSVFFQCIYNYKFVKNCYYSEKIPFDKNGKDVGMPVGVHKSKEVRNKRNSQLNMVKKFINARDPNDPQEYLKDIPYKDELDRIQIRGKKIEMRSIFSPNGKLIPATLIEIMPNVIYRFLDFGKVGIAYGKPLEESRWILKPEIGQIAKVGCNYKNTCSLTLTPPQNFVLGQIIDVSYLYNYKYVNVRGLSKGKGFCGVIKRWGFRRGPMTHGSSHHRKPGSIGASTHIGRVLKGKKMPGKHGNKYNTMINLKLLGLNLERNEILVSGCIPGNRNSYVTVTATRENRVDKYKYILDLLYEQEKNAQ; encoded by the exons atgcattTATTCATCTTTTATGAAGTTCTTATCCTTTCCGTGTTCTTCCAATGCATATATAActacaaatttgtaaaaaattgctatTACTCGGAAAAAA TCCCCTTcgacaaaaatggaaaagacgTAGGCATGCCTGTCGGGGTGCACAAGTCGAAAGAG GTGCGGAACAAACGAAACTCCCAACTGAACATGGTGAAGAAGTTTATCAACGCCAGGGACCCCAACGACCCTCAGGAGTACCTCAAGGACATTCCGTATAAGGATGAGTTAGACCGA ataCAAATACGAGGGAAGAAAATCGAAATGAGGTCCATATTCTCGCCCAACGGGAAGCTAATCCCAGCCACGCTAATCGAAATAATGCCGAACGTGATTTACCGCTTTCTCGATTTTGGCAAAGTGGGGATAGCCTATGGAAAGCCGCTGGAAGAAAGCAGGTGGATACTTAAACCAGAAATTGGGCAGATTGCCAAGGTTGGctgtaattataaaaatacgtGCAGCTTAACTTTAACTCCGCCGCAGAATTTTGTGCTGGGGCAAATTATAGATGTCTCctatttgtataattataaatatgtgaaTGTTCGCGGGCTGTCCAAGGGGAAGGGTTTCTGCGGGGTCATCAAGAGATGGGGATTTCGCAG AGGCCCCATGACGCACGGAAGTTCCCATCACCGTAAGCCTGGCTCCATAGGGGCATCCACACACATCGGACGAGTgctcaaggggaagaaaatgccTGGCAAGCACGGGAACAAATACAACACGATGATCAATTTGAAGCTGTTAGGATTAAATTTGGAGCGAAACGAAATTCTGGTCAGTGGCTGCATCCCCGGAAACAGAAACTCCTATGTGACTGTCACCGCCACGAGGGAAAACAGGGTGGACAAATATAAGTACATACTTGATTTGCTATATGAGCaggagaaaaatgcacaataa
- a CDS encoding eukaryotic translation initiation factor 3 subunit 5, putative (encoded by transcript PVX_099335A), with product MSVNRYNFKALSSLLKDKTPQHFDILPHTSIKCIVHPSVIFTILDAYLRRDEDQTHVIGTLMGSVIDANLIEISDCFVDKHSLNEGGFLQIIKDHHETMYELKQKIRPRDQVVGWFCSGSELSELSCAVHGWFKEHNSISKFYPHSPLNEPIHLLVDAALESGFLNIKAYVQLPITLVKEYFVHFHEIQTELLPSNVERAEVLQYQEKGLPGKDKDSHMHGNKNSVPPNDMNEMSLKKLLIMLKQCKSYVQDVIDKKKKGNLDVGRYLHKVFSNDSFSTLEKFDSINESILQDNLMISYLSNLAHLQFLIAEKLNASSLQ from the exons ATGAGCGTCAACCGTTACAACTTCAAAGCGCTGAGCTCCCTTTTGAAGGACAAAACGCCACAGCACTTTGACATCCTGCCGCATACGAGCATCAAGTGCATAGTGCATCCCTCTGTGATATTCACAATTCTGGATGCCTACCTGAGAAGGGATGAAGACCAAACGCATGTCATTGGAACCCTCATGGGGTCCGTCATCGACGCGAACCTCATCGAAATTTCGGACTGCTTCGTCGATAAGCATTCGCTTAATGAAGGA GGATTCCTCCAAATCATTAAGGACCACCACGAAACGATGTACGAGCTGAAGCAGAAGATTCGCCCCAGAGACCAGGTAGTCGGTTGGTTCTGCTCCGGTTCCGAGTTATCCGAGCTCTCCTGCGCTGTTCATGGCTGGTTTAAAGAGCACAACTCCATTTCGAAGTTTTACCCTCACTCTCCTCTAAACGAACCGATACACCTGCTAGTGGACGCCGCACTAGAAAGTGGCTTCCTTAACATCAAGGCCTACGTACAACTACCCATCACGCTGGTAAAGGAATACTTTGTTCACTTTCACGAAATTCAAACGGAGTTACTCCCCAGCAATGTGGAAAGAGCAGAGGTGTTACAGTACCAGGAGAAAGGCCTACCAGGCAAGGACAAAGACAGTCATATGCATGGCAACAAAAATAGTGTCCCTCCAAATGATATGAATGAAatgtctttaaaaaaattactaattATGTTAAAGCAGTGCAAATCGTATGTACAGGATGTTATtgacaaaaagaagaaggggaaccTGGACGTTGGCAGATACCTACATAAGGTCTTCTCCAATGATTCCTTTTCaactttggaaaaatttGACTCCATTAATGAGAGCATCTTGCAAGACAACTTGATGATTTCGTACCTGTCGAATCTCGCTCATTTGCAGTTCCTCATAGCTGAGAAGTTAAACGCGTCGTCACTGCAGTGA